In the Lactobacillus paragasseri genome, CATTGCTATAAGCGCTAAATATACCAGAATACCAAGGCTCCATCTTGCCTGTTTCAACAAAGTCTAAGATTGTGTAGGCAACTCCCCATAAAATTAAGCCGGTAATCAAGCCTACAATAATTTCTGAAAGGTTATAGGCTGGCTTATATCCTTGAATTAAGTTGTCTTTATTAAAGCGTAGAACAGTATAAGTAAAATCTTTTCCAGTCCAGATCCAGCGGTTAAGATCCATAATAACTGCGTTAACTAACCAAGCAAAGATAGTTAGGCAAATAGCCCAGCCCCAATTGCCACGTAGTTGATCTTTTGCAGCTTGTTTCAATTGTGCACGTGTCATAGTATTACTTCCTCTAACAATATATTAATTTCTGATCATTATAATCTTACCACTAATCTTTAAGTAATTTGAAAAACTAAATTCTGCCGTCTTCTGCTATAATCAAAATTACTAACTTAAATAGAAGAAGGGTTGCTACTTGAAATATAAACAATTAATTTTTGACGTTGATGATACTCTGATCGACTTTGCGGCTACGGAAGATTCATCTTTGCATGCGCTATTTAAATCACATAAGCTGCCTCTTTCTTCTGATTTGCAGAAGCAATATCATACCTATAATCAAGGGCTTTGGCGTAGACTTGAGCTTGGTGAGATTACGTATGATGAGCTAAGTGAGATGACTTTTCATGATTTCATTAAAGAGAATTTTAATTTAGATGTAGATGGTAATGAATGGATGAATGAATACCGTTCTTACTTTGGCGAAGCACACCAGTTATTACCGGGTGTGGAAGACACGCTTAAGTTTGCTAAGAAGCAGGGATACAAGTTAACTGTATTAAGTAACGGTGAAAAGTTTATGCAGCGCCACCGCTTAGAGTTAGCAGGAATTAAGGATTATTTTGATTTGATTGTAACGTCTGAAGAAGCTCATTACTCTAAGCCAAATCCACATGCTTTTGATTATTTCTTCAGTAGAACTGAAATTGGTCCAAATGAAACCTTATTCTTCGGGGATGGTTTACAGTCAGATATTTTAGGTGCTGAAAAGTACGGCTTTGACAGCATTTGGTATAACCATCGTCATAGAAAGGATACAATTGGTCTTCATCCCTTATTTGAAGTCGAAACATATCCTGAATTTGTTAAAATAATGCAGAACGATTTTCAAAAAGCATATTAAAAGGAGTGCCTAGAGCACTCCTTTTGTGTTATACACTATTCTTTTTCAAAGCCAACCATTAAACCGCCATCTTCAGCATAGAAACTGCAGAGGGCACCACATTCGCCGATCGTTACTTTAGCATCTGGGAAGTTATCTAAGATAATCTCTTTCATGCTTAGGGCAGAGCCTTCATTTTGAACGTGATCAATTTGAACACGGCCACCTTTATAGCCGGCTTTGACCATTTCATCTAAGAGTTTTCTTCTAGCTTTCTTAGCACCGCGTGCCTTACCCAAAAGTTCAAATTCACCTTTATTGTTGGCAGTTCCGATAACGAAAAGCTTCAATAAACCAGCAATCTTAGCGACTGCTGGTGGGATACGACCATTATTTCCTAGATTAGTTAAGTCTTGCAAGGCAAACATTAAATCAAGCTGGTGTTGGTACTCTTCAGTGGCCTTGACAATTTCTTCAAATGACTTACCCGCATTTGCTAGACTAGCAATTTTCTCAGCCAGTAATCTCAATTGAGGACCAGCTGAGCGAGAATCAAATACTAAGATCTTAGCTTTTGGATTCTTTTCATGATAAATCTTAGCTGCTTGAGTAGCTGAATTATAACTACCGGAAAGGGCGCTAGTTAAAGTAATTACAAAGATCTCGTCGCTACCTTCAAAAGACTTAAGCCAGTCGTTTACATTGGGACAAGCAGAAGTAGACTTGCTCTTAGTGTGTTTTAGAGTATGAAGAAACTTGTCTAAATCAATATCAGGCGTATCCATCCAAAGCTTGCCATCAACGTGAAGCGATAAAGGAACTGTAATGTGCTCAATTCCGTCAATTTGATCAGCTGTGATATTCGCAGTTGAATCTGTGATAATTTTTATTGGCATATAGATTACCTCGAATTAAATATATTAACCTATTTTCTTTCAGTCTAGAGAAGATAGATAGTAAAGTCAAAGAAAATGCTAGCAAAAAAGACAGCACTGAAGCTGTCTTGATTAACGTGAAAATACTAGGCCAAGGAGACCGCCAAGTGCGATTAATGCTAAAAGCGGTAGTACTAGATAAGAAACGAAGGCAAATAGCAAGCCAACGATGATTAGGAAACCAACGATTTTTAGCATGCCAATTCCTAGTTTCCAGAAAAGCCAAATGATTAATAAGGCTAATAAAATTGAAAACATATTCTAAACCTTCTTATAGAAAATTAAACTATATTTTGATATTAATCATATTACGAAATTGAGAGAAAGTGTAGATAAGTTTTTATTAAGAATAGGAGATAGTAAAATATACTAAATAAACCGCTTTCATATTTTGCAAAAACGTGATATATTAATGGTGTGAAATAGCTCAAGTAGAAGTCACGATTAAGATTGTTAGAAGTTATATTTTTTATTAATTAAGTAGACGATACTCTAGCTATTGCAATTCATAAATATAATTCATAAGTAAAAGGAAGTTCTCTTTTGAACTTCCTTTTTTTGCTGTAATGCTTGCTATAATAATACTAAAAAGTACTATCTATATTTTTTGGAAAATAAACTAATGAAAAAAGTAACAATAGGAATTTTAGCTCACGTTGATGCAGGCAAGACTACTTTGTCAGAAGGCTTGCTTTATCAAAGTGGCACGTTAAGAAAATTAGGTGCAGTTGATAAGGGAACTGCATATTTAGACAATGATAATTTAGAAAAGAAACGTGGAATTACGATCTTTTCTCATATGGCGCGCATTAAAAATGAAAATAGCGAGTTGCTCCTCTTAGATACTCCCGGCCACATTGACTTTGCCCAGGAAATGGAAGAGACGCTTGGCGTATTAGACTATGCAATTTTAGTTGTGTCGGCTAGTGAAGGCGTAACTGCCTATACACAGACGCTTTGGAACTTATTAAAAAGTCACAAGATTCCAACTTTTATTTTTGTTAATAAGATGGACACGTTAAAGGCTAATAAGGGTAAGGTTCTTCAGGATTTAAGTACTCTCGATGACAACTGTGTTGAGTTTGGGGGTGAAGATTCTGAGTTTTATGAAAAAATTGCTACCGCAGATGAGGCAATTTTAGAAGAATATCTAGAATCGGGTCAGATAAAAGACGAAGAAATCAAAGATTTGATCTTTCAAAGAAGAATTTTCCCAGTGTATTTTGGTGCAGCTTTAAAATTAAAAGGCGTAGCTGAATTTTTACAGGGACTAGATAAGTGGACTAAGAAAATAGAGTATCCTGAGAAATTTGCTAGTCGTATTTTTAAGATTTCTCACGATGAGAAAGGCGAACGCTTAACTTGGCTTAAAGTTACTGGTGGTGAATTAAGAGCCAAGACTGAGCTAATGCCTGATGAAAAGGTTAATGAAATTCGTCTCTATAACGGTACTAAATATCAAGTAGTTCCTAGTGCTCAAGCTGGCGAAATTGCTGCTATTAGTGGCCTGAAAACTACCTATCCTGGTCAAGGCTTAGGCTTTGAAAGAGATCAAACGAACTTTACAATGCAGCCAGTTCTAACTTATGCAGTTCAGACTGTACCGGATAAGATGCATGCGACGCTAACAGCTCTAAGACAGCTAGAAGATGAAAATCCGCAATTGCATGTTAAGTGGGACAAGCAAGCAGAAGAGATTAGCATTGATGTGATGGGAAAGATTCAGTTAGAAATTCTCCAGCAGATTTTGCACGATCGCTTTGGCTTAAAAGCTGAATTTGCTCAAGGCAAAATTCTTTATCAAGAAAGCATTAAAGATTCAGTTGAAGGAGTAGGACATTTTGAACCTTTAAGACACTATGCGGAAGTTCACTTATTGTTAAAACCTGGTAAGTTAGGCAGCGGCTTAGTTTTCAAAAATGAGTGTAGTCTAGAAGTGCTGCCTAAGAAGTGGCAAGACCAAGTAATGGATAGTCTAGCAAATAAAGAGCATCTAGGTGTTTTAACCGGTTCTCCTCTAACTGATATGGAAATTACACTAGTTGGCGGTCGCGGTAGCAATGTACACACAGTGGGTGGTGACTTTAGAGAGGCAACCTATCGTGCGCTGCGACAAGGTTTAATGGAATTAAAAGCACAAAATCAAGTATCTTTACTTGAGCCTTGGTATCAATTTACTTTAAGGATCAATCGGGAACAGGTTGGTCGTGCAATTAATGATATCGAGAAAAAAGGCGGGAAATTTGAAATCGGAGAAAGCGATCATGATGTCGTGACGATTACTGGTCAAGCGCCAGTAGCACAGATGCAAGATTATGCAACTGAAGTTAGGAACTACACGCACGGCAGTGGTCAACTTGAGTGCTTATTTGCAGGCTATCGGAAATGTAAAAATAGTGCTGAAGTAATTGAGTCAATTAATTATGATCCTGTTTCTGACATTTACAACACCCCTAATTCTGTTTTTTGCTCTCATGGCGCAGGTCATACTGTTGTTTGGAATGAAGTGCCAGATTATGCTCAATATCCGTATTTACAATCTTAAGATTGCTTACGATCGACTAAAAAGATAGACAAAATTATTTCAAGTAATTCTTTTTTCGCAAAAGCAAAGCTGAAATAATGGCTAAGGCAGCTCCAAATAAGATTACCCATAAAAATCCAAATTCATTATCCTTACCTGGCAATCCGCCAACATTCATCCCCCAGATGCCACTAATTAAAGCCGGAATTGAGATAATTAGAGCAATTGAATCAAGATATTTCATCAAATTGTTTAAATGATTATCCATCATTGCCGAGAAAAGTCCATTAATTGATTCTAAAAGATCGCGGTAAACTTTTATTTTTTTAGTAATCCGGCGCTGAGAAAGTAGTAGATCAATGATAAAAATTGAGTTGGCCGAATGCTGCTTTTTAAGAAAGTCAGTTAGAGCTTCAATAGAAGAAGCTTGGTCATCCATTGTGTGATTAAAATAGACCAAAGTTCTGGTTAAGTCCGTTGCTTCTTTCAAAGACTTAGTTTTGGTAGTAGTTCTTGCTGCATGATCTAACTGATCAAGTTGCTGCTTTATTTTAGTTAATTCTTCATTAAAGCAATGATTTTGATAAAGTAGTTGCTTAATTAAAAGATCTTCAACTGATAGTTTAGCAATTGCCTTTTGATTTTCTAAAATAGGTGCTGGCTTTTTTTGTAAAACTAAGATTAGTTGCTGAGAATTGAAGATCGCAATTGTGGGATAAATCGCATCTTCAACTTGAGTTTGACCAGCGTCAAAATTAAAGGATACGAAAATTCTGGCATTTTCAATTTTACATTTGGGCAAGACGTTAAAATGTGATACTTCAGTAGCGGACGTTTGTTTAGTAAAGACGTGCGCGTCACACCCGATTGTTTTTTCTATATTGGTTAATTCTTCAGAAGTAGGATTAACTAAAATAACAAGTTTAGCTGATAATAGATTGTCTGATGTTATGTAGCCATTTTTATCATAAACAGTAAGCATAAGAAAACCTCCTGACTATTCTTTTTTAGGGTAAATATATCATAGAAGGCACTATAAGTTAGATTTAACGCCTTACAGTTGTTAAAAATGAAAACGATATACGTACAGAAAAATTAATTTATAATTAATGTACATAGCAAGTTATTAAGGAAATATTAAGCTTGTCGTTTTGGAGATGCCATAGTATCTTTATCGACTAGTGCTTGATATGATTAGGTTAATCAGTCATGAGGATTGAAGATAGCTAGCTAAAACAATCTTTTATGTGTTTTAGGAAAGGATACCTAATTATGATGAAAGATAAACATGGAATTAAAGACAAAGTAGCAGGTAAATTTAAAGAAGTAGAAGGAAAAGTCACTGGCGATAAGGCTCGTGAATTAGAAGGAAAAGCTCAACAAGCTAAAGGAAAAGTAAAATCTAAGGCTACTAAAGTAAAAGAAGACTTAGAATAAATTACTACTAAATTAGAAATAGGAGGCGATCCCCATGCTTCACTGGATTTGGGTTTTGATTGTCGGAGGCGTAATCGGGTTAATTGCAGGAGCCATTACTCATAAGGGTGGCTCAATGAACTGGATTGCAAATATTATTGCTGGGCTAGTAGGCTCATCTCTAGGCGAGGCCTTGCTTGGTGCCTGGGGTCCGCAAGTAGCGGGAATGGCAATTGTTCCATCACTCTTAGGTGCTATTATTCTAGTTATCTTGGTATCATGGATTATGACGATGCTATTTGGCCCTAGGGCTAGCGAATAAATCATATTTAACACAATTAAATAATCTCTCTCAAAAGAGCAGTCTTAGCAGGCTGCTCTTTTCTATGGTCGGCGTTTTGAGTTTTCATAGTATAATAGATGTGATATAAAAATCTAGGTAAGAAAAGAGATAATAATGCGTTTAATTTCATGGAATATTGATTCGCTAAATGCTGCTTTAACTAGTGATTCAGCACGTGCCAAGCTTACACGTGGCGTTTTAAATACAATTAAAGAAAAAGATCCTGATATTATTGCCATTCAAGAAACTAAATTACGGTCAACTGGTCCGACTAAGAAGCATCAAGAAATTTTGGCCGAAATGTTTCCTGACTATGATTATGTTTGGCGCTCTTCTGAAGAACCTGCACGAAAAGGTTATGCTGGGACAATGTTTTTATATAAAAATACTTTGACTCCAGAAGTAACTAAGCCAGTAATTGGGGCGCCAGAACCAATGGATCATGAAGGCCGAATTTTAACTTTAGAGTTTGATAACTATTATGTTACCCAAGTTTATACGCCAAATTCTGGAAATGAATTGAAGCGATTAGATGATCGTCAGGTTTGGGATGAAAAGTATACAGAGTATTTACAAAAATTAGATCAAGTAAAGCCGGTAATTGCTAGCGGTGACTATAACGTTGCTCATACACCAATTGATTTGAAGCATCCAGAAAATAATCATCATAACGCTGGTTTTACCGATGAGGAACGGCAAGACTTTGATAAGTTGCTCAAGCTTGGCTTTACTGATACATTTAGAAAAATTCATGGCAATGTCGAAGGAGTTTATTCTTGGTGGGCTCAAAGAGTGAGAACCAGCAAGGCTAATAACTCGGGCTGGAGAATTGACTATTACATCGTGTCTAATAGAATTGCTAATCAGGTAACTAAGTCAGAAATGCTCGATACTGGTGAGCGAAAAGATCATTGTCCAATTATGTTAGAAATTAATCTGTAATTATCCACTTGTGGATAAATCAAGAAGATCCAAATGATCTTCTTTTTTAGTTTAGGAATGGAAGTGAAAGCTGTGGATAACGTTTTAAAAGATGCAATTTTGAATGGCTTGTATAACAAGAATGAAAATAAGGGGAATGAGTTTATCAGTCCTCAGTTAGTAAATAATGATGATCAAAGTAAAATTTGGTTTACTTTGCGGCAAGAATTAATGTCATGTACCTCTTTTACCTGGGCCGTTGCTTTTATTTCAGAGAATATGCTTGTTCCTTTTAAGTTAGTAATGTCTGAACTAGCTAAAAAAGGAGTTAACGGTACCTTAATTACAGGAACTTATCTTGGATTTAATAGTCCTAAAGTTTTTAAAGAGTTAATGAAGATTCCTAATCTAACGGTACGCTTAAGTGAGAAAACTGGTTTTCATGCAAAAGGCTACATTTTTAATCATGAAGATTATCAGACGATTTTAATTGGAAGTGTAAATTTTACTAGAAGTGCCTTATTAAAAAATTGCGAGTGGGGATTAAAAGTAACTTCGCATGAAAATGGGCAATTTTGTCGAAGAAGTTAACGATCAAATTAAAAATAATTTAAGTAATAGCTTGATACTTACTAGTTCTTGGATTAAGGAATACGAGCAAAATTGGCAACCGATCAAAAATAATCCGCATCTTCTATTAAGAAAATCCAAGAAAATATCACCTAATCAAATGCAAAAAGAAGCTTTAGCGAATTTAGATGCTTTAGTAAAAGAACAAGCAAAACGTGCCCTTGTTGTTTCAGCGACAGGAACCGGGAAAACATATTTGGGTGCTTTTGCAGTTAAAGAATATAAGCCAAAAAAGTTTCTTTATTTAGTTCACCGAGAACAAATAGCCAAAAAGGCTTTAGAGAGTTTTTATCAAGTAATTGGTGGCAAGAAAAGAGACTATGGCTTATTAACTGGAAATAAACATGATTTTGATAAAAAATATCTTTTTGGAACGGTTCAAACTGTAAGTCAGGAACAAATACTCGGACAATTAAATCCAGAAGAATTTGACTATATTTTAATTGATGAAGCTCATCGAGTGGCAGCACCAACTTATCAGAAGATTTTGAATCATTTTACACCGAAATTTTTATTGGGAATGACGGCAACACCCGAACGAATGGATAAGCAAAATATTTATGAAATATTTGATTATCACTTAGCTTATGAAATTAGGCTGAAAGATGCCTTAAATGAGCAGATGCTCACGCCTTTTCATTATGTGGGCGTCGAAGATTATACAGTGGGAAACCAGATTATTACTGAAACTAGTAAATTAAAAGACTTAGTTGCTGAAAAACGAGTAGAGTATGTACTTAAACAGCTTAATTACTACGGCTATTGCGGAGAAAAGGCAAAGGGCTTAGTATTTTGCAGTCGGCAAGAAGAAGCAAGAGAGCTGGCAAAATTATTTAGTCAAGCTGGTCATCCGTCTCGTGCGCTTACTAATGAGGATAGTCAAAAAAGGCGTGCTGAAGTAACGCAGCAGTTAGAAAATGGTGAATTAGAGTATATTTTTACCGTTGATCTATTTAATGAAGGAATCGATATTCCGTCGCTCAATCAAATTGTTATGTTACGAAATACTCAATCAA is a window encoding:
- a CDS encoding YjjG family noncanonical pyrimidine nucleotidase, whose translation is MKYKQLIFDVDDTLIDFAATEDSSLHALFKSHKLPLSSDLQKQYHTYNQGLWRRLELGEITYDELSEMTFHDFIKENFNLDVDGNEWMNEYRSYFGEAHQLLPGVEDTLKFAKKQGYKLTVLSNGEKFMQRHRLELAGIKDYFDLIVTSEEAHYSKPNPHAFDYFFSRTEIGPNETLFFGDGLQSDILGAEKYGFDSIWYNHRHRKDTIGLHPLFEVETYPEFVKIMQNDFQKAY
- a CDS encoding CsbD family protein → MKDKHGIKDKVAGKFKEVEGKVTGDKARELEGKAQQAKGKVKSKATKVKEDLE
- a CDS encoding exodeoxyribonuclease III — encoded protein: MRLISWNIDSLNAALTSDSARAKLTRGVLNTIKEKDPDIIAIQETKLRSTGPTKKHQEILAEMFPDYDYVWRSSEEPARKGYAGTMFLYKNTLTPEVTKPVIGAPEPMDHEGRILTLEFDNYYVTQVYTPNSGNELKRLDDRQVWDEKYTEYLQKLDQVKPVIASGDYNVAHTPIDLKHPENNHHNAGFTDEERQDFDKLLKLGFTDTFRKIHGNVEGVYSWWAQRVRTSKANNSGWRIDYYIVSNRIANQVTKSEMLDTGERKDHCPIMLEINL
- a CDS encoding GTP-binding protein, whose protein sequence is MKKVTIGILAHVDAGKTTLSEGLLYQSGTLRKLGAVDKGTAYLDNDNLEKKRGITIFSHMARIKNENSELLLLDTPGHIDFAQEMEETLGVLDYAILVVSASEGVTAYTQTLWNLLKSHKIPTFIFVNKMDTLKANKGKVLQDLSTLDDNCVEFGGEDSEFYEKIATADEAILEEYLESGQIKDEEIKDLIFQRRIFPVYFGAALKLKGVAEFLQGLDKWTKKIEYPEKFASRIFKISHDEKGERLTWLKVTGGELRAKTELMPDEKVNEIRLYNGTKYQVVPSAQAGEIAAISGLKTTYPGQGLGFERDQTNFTMQPVLTYAVQTVPDKMHATLTALRQLEDENPQLHVKWDKQAEEISIDVMGKIQLEILQQILHDRFGLKAEFAQGKILYQESIKDSVEGVGHFEPLRHYAEVHLLLKPGKLGSGLVFKNECSLEVLPKKWQDQVMDSLANKEHLGVLTGSPLTDMEITLVGGRGSNVHTVGGDFREATYRALRQGLMELKAQNQVSLLEPWYQFTLRINREQVGRAINDIEKKGGKFEIGESDHDVVTITGQAPVAQMQDYATEVRNYTHGSGQLECLFAGYRKCKNSAEVIESINYDPVSDIYNTPNSVFCSHGAGHTVVWNEVPDYAQYPYLQS
- a CDS encoding GlsB/YeaQ/YmgE family stress response membrane protein, giving the protein MLHWIWVLIVGGVIGLIAGAITHKGGSMNWIANIIAGLVGSSLGEALLGAWGPQVAGMAIVPSLLGAIILVILVSWIMTMLFGPRASE
- a CDS encoding magnesium transporter CorA family protein, which translates into the protein MLTVYDKNGYITSDNLLSAKLVILVNPTSEELTNIEKTIGCDAHVFTKQTSATEVSHFNVLPKCKIENARIFVSFNFDAGQTQVEDAIYPTIAIFNSQQLILVLQKKPAPILENQKAIAKLSVEDLLIKQLLYQNHCFNEELTKIKQQLDQLDHAARTTTKTKSLKEATDLTRTLVYFNHTMDDQASSIEALTDFLKKQHSANSIFIIDLLLSQRRITKKIKVYRDLLESINGLFSAMMDNHLNNLMKYLDSIALIISIPALISGIWGMNVGGLPGKDNEFGFLWVILFGAALAIISALLLRKKNYLK
- a CDS encoding DegV family protein, translated to MPIKIITDSTANITADQIDGIEHITVPLSLHVDGKLWMDTPDIDLDKFLHTLKHTKSKSTSACPNVNDWLKSFEGSDEIFVITLTSALSGSYNSATQAAKIYHEKNPKAKILVFDSRSAGPQLRLLAEKIASLANAGKSFEEIVKATEEYQHQLDLMFALQDLTNLGNNGRIPPAVAKIAGLLKLFVIGTANNKGEFELLGKARGAKKARRKLLDEMVKAGYKGGRVQIDHVQNEGSALSMKEIILDNFPDAKVTIGECGALCSFYAEDGGLMVGFEKE